A DNA window from Massilia putida contains the following coding sequences:
- a CDS encoding serine hydrolase domain-containing protein, giving the protein MNKCRRLLLGVALLGATGPLLAAPSRRRGTALDAELAAIAADPACELASLSVLAIRAGQISYMYQCGRRFIGHDGLPDKPVGPDTLFRIASISKMMTTLGLLRLYEDGHVNLDADVSGYLGFTLRNPHYPDQAITLRHLLTHTSSLRDDAGYSWGADVALKDVIDEKMFAANAGPGAYFTYCNLGWGVIGTVMERVSGERFDRLMRRLLIEPLGLRAGYLPAELPPAALSNLATLYRKRTVDTEVWDPNGPWIAQADDYSVKPPPAIDRYVIGTNATPFSPTGGLRISARDMGVVMRMLMGHGPRLLKPATLDLMFSRQWTYDGRNGDTSDGLFRCWGLGNEQFPDAPGTRVADGGGFPAVGHLGDAYGLMSVFVFDPARQNGMVVLVGGTSTDPFGPANKGKYSPLARFQERILTALYRGAILPNNSA; this is encoded by the coding sequence ATGAACAAATGCAGACGTTTGTTGCTGGGCGTGGCCTTGCTGGGCGCCACCGGACCGCTGCTGGCGGCGCCGTCGCGTCGCCGTGGCACCGCCCTGGACGCCGAGCTTGCCGCCATCGCCGCGGATCCGGCCTGCGAGTTGGCGAGCCTGTCGGTGCTGGCAATCCGTGCCGGCCAGATCAGCTATATGTACCAGTGCGGCCGGCGGTTCATCGGGCACGACGGCTTGCCGGACAAGCCGGTCGGGCCCGATACGCTGTTCAGGATCGCGTCGATTTCGAAGATGATGACGACGCTCGGCCTGCTGCGTTTATATGAAGACGGCCACGTGAACCTCGACGCCGACGTCTCCGGCTACCTCGGTTTTACCTTGCGCAATCCGCATTATCCCGACCAGGCCATCACGCTGCGCCACCTGCTCACGCATACGTCCTCGCTGCGCGACGACGCCGGCTATTCATGGGGCGCGGACGTCGCGCTGAAGGACGTGATCGACGAAAAGATGTTCGCGGCGAACGCGGGTCCGGGCGCCTACTTCACCTACTGCAACCTCGGCTGGGGCGTGATTGGCACCGTGATGGAACGCGTCTCCGGCGAACGGTTCGACCGCCTGATGCGGCGCCTGCTGATCGAGCCGCTGGGCCTGCGGGCCGGCTATCTCCCGGCGGAATTGCCGCCTGCGGCCCTGTCGAACCTGGCGACGCTGTACCGCAAGCGCACGGTCGACACGGAGGTATGGGATCCGAACGGGCCCTGGATCGCCCAGGCCGACGACTACAGCGTCAAGCCGCCGCCCGCCATCGACCGTTACGTCATCGGCACGAACGCCACGCCGTTCAGTCCGACGGGCGGCCTGCGCATCAGCGCGCGCGACATGGGCGTCGTGATGCGCATGCTGATGGGGCATGGTCCCCGCCTGTTGAAACCTGCGACGCTGGACCTCATGTTCAGCCGCCAATGGACGTACGATGGCCGCAACGGCGACACGTCGGATGGCCTGTTCCGCTGCTGGGGCCTCGGCAACGAGCAGTTCCCGGACGCGCCGGGCACGCGCGTGGCCGACGGCGGCGGCTTTCCGGCCGTAGGTCACCTGGGCGACGCGTATGGGCTGATGTCCGTGTTCGTGTTCGATCCGGCACGTCAAAACGGGATGGTCGTGCTGGTGGGCGGCACATCGACGGATCCGTTTGGGCCGGCCAACAAGGGCAAATATTCGCCGCTGGCGCGTTTCCAGGAACGCATCCTGACCGCACTGTACCGGGGCGCCATCCTGCCCAACAACAGTGCATAA
- the murQ gene encoding N-acetylmuramic acid 6-phosphate etherase: MLNTETPAPQHASLDQYPTAELVGVLVDDQFKAVDAVRAAAPRIAAAVTAALPRMEKGGRLVYVGAGTSGRLGVLDSVELYPTFSWPHERAVALLAGGTEAMFVAVEGAEDDVDQGAADIRNAHVGPDDVVLAIAASGATPYVLGALRAARAAGALTIGFANNPDAPVAGEAEIGITLDTGPEAISGSTRLKAGTSQKIALNTFSSALMVRLNKVYGNLMVDLKATNAKLVRRAIRLTSFATGAGEEAAEAVLAQCDFHVKVAIVALSKNIPVEQARALLESARGSVRAALAG; encoded by the coding sequence ATGCTGAACACCGAAACCCCCGCCCCGCAACACGCCTCCCTCGATCAATATCCCACCGCCGAGCTGGTGGGGGTGCTCGTCGACGACCAGTTCAAGGCCGTCGACGCCGTGCGCGCCGCCGCGCCGCGCATCGCCGCGGCCGTCACCGCCGCGCTGCCGAGGATGGAGAAGGGCGGCCGGCTCGTGTATGTGGGCGCCGGGACGTCGGGCCGGTTGGGCGTGCTGGACAGCGTCGAGCTGTACCCGACGTTTTCCTGGCCGCACGAGCGCGCCGTGGCGCTGCTGGCGGGCGGAACGGAGGCGATGTTCGTTGCCGTCGAAGGCGCCGAGGACGACGTGGACCAGGGCGCGGCCGATATCCGCAATGCGCACGTGGGCCCGGACGACGTCGTGCTGGCCATCGCCGCGTCGGGCGCGACGCCGTACGTGCTGGGCGCCCTGCGCGCCGCGCGCGCGGCCGGGGCGCTGACGATCGGTTTTGCGAATAATCCGGATGCGCCCGTCGCGGGCGAGGCCGAGATCGGCATCACCCTGGACACAGGCCCGGAAGCCATCTCCGGCAGCACGCGATTAAAAGCGGGCACGTCGCAGAAGATCGCGCTGAACACCTTTTCCAGCGCACTGATGGTGCGTTTGAACAAGGTTTATGGCAACCTGATGGTAGACTTGAAGGCGACCAACGCCAAGCTGGTCCGCCGCGCCATCCGCCTGACGTCGTTCGCGACCGGGGCCGGCGAAGAGGCGGCCGAGGCGGTGCTGGCGCAGTGCGACTTCCACGTCAAGGTTGCGATCGTGGCCTTGTCCAAGAACATCCCTGTCGAGCAGGCGCGTGCCCTGCTGGAGAGCGCGCGCGGCAGCGTGCGCGCCGCCCTGGCCGGCTGA
- a CDS encoding glycoside hydrolase family 10 protein yields MQPDQKRRAFAFAGVAGALAMGGLMSGCGTTPPLAANVPAGDEPPPAPREFRAAWVSTVANIDWPSKPNLPAEKQQAEAIAILDRAKALNLNAIVLQVRPAADAIYPSKLEPWSEYLTGLQGQAPQPWYDPLKFWVMQAHARGLELHAWFNPYRARHNGARSPAAANHITRTNPAAVKTYGKYLWMDPGEDAAVKQTLDVVLDVVRRYDIDGVHIDDYFYPYPIEAPVMTGAEGAALEGRTAKTELDFPDEPSWQRYVAGGGRLDRASWRRQNVNRLIEALYEGIHREKSWVRFGISPFGLGRPDRRPPGIVGFSQYDKLYADAETWLQNGWLDYFSPQLYWGIRQPGQAYDVLLDYWLTQNAKGRHVWPGLFTSRIGAPTKDYPPQEILDQIDHTRARPNANGHVHFSMAPLMENRKGISDQLRTVSYPGPALVPATPWLGNEGPGAPSVAAVRKGPSVYLKLAAGKANAMYAIWSRFGNQWRFAVAPASRVDWAVPDDAKLGVADAIVVSAVDRLGNESPRVEAWRKPLAA; encoded by the coding sequence TTGCAACCTGATCAGAAACGACGCGCATTCGCGTTCGCGGGAGTCGCCGGTGCGCTGGCGATGGGCGGCCTCATGTCGGGCTGCGGTACGACGCCCCCGCTGGCGGCCAACGTGCCCGCCGGCGACGAGCCGCCGCCCGCGCCGCGCGAATTCCGTGCCGCCTGGGTGTCGACGGTCGCCAACATCGACTGGCCGAGCAAGCCGAACCTCCCCGCCGAGAAGCAGCAGGCCGAAGCCATCGCCATCCTCGACCGCGCCAAGGCGCTGAACCTGAACGCCATCGTGCTGCAGGTGCGCCCGGCCGCGGACGCGATTTATCCCTCGAAGCTGGAACCGTGGTCGGAATACCTGACGGGCTTGCAAGGCCAGGCGCCGCAGCCGTGGTACGACCCGCTGAAATTCTGGGTCATGCAGGCGCACGCGCGCGGGCTCGAGCTGCACGCGTGGTTCAACCCGTACCGTGCGCGCCACAACGGCGCCCGTTCCCCGGCCGCCGCGAACCACATCACGCGCACGAATCCGGCCGCCGTCAAAACCTATGGCAAATACCTGTGGATGGACCCGGGCGAGGATGCCGCCGTCAAGCAGACGCTGGACGTGGTGCTGGATGTCGTGCGCCGCTACGACATCGACGGCGTGCACATCGACGATTATTTTTATCCCTACCCGATCGAAGCGCCCGTGATGACGGGCGCGGAAGGCGCCGCGCTGGAAGGCCGCACCGCGAAGACCGAGCTGGATTTTCCGGACGAGCCGTCGTGGCAGCGCTACGTGGCCGGCGGCGGGCGGCTCGATCGCGCGTCGTGGCGGCGCCAGAACGTCAACCGCCTGATCGAGGCGCTGTACGAGGGCATCCACCGCGAAAAGAGCTGGGTGCGCTTCGGCATCAGCCCGTTCGGCCTGGGCCGTCCGGACCGCCGTCCGCCCGGCATCGTCGGTTTTTCGCAGTACGACAAGCTGTATGCGGACGCCGAGACGTGGCTGCAGAACGGCTGGCTCGATTATTTTTCGCCGCAGCTGTACTGGGGCATCCGCCAGCCGGGCCAGGCCTACGACGTGCTGCTCGATTACTGGCTGACCCAGAACGCGAAGGGCCGCCACGTGTGGCCGGGCCTGTTCACGAGCCGCATCGGCGCGCCCACCAAGGATTATCCGCCGCAGGAAATCCTCGACCAGATCGACCACACGCGCGCGCGCCCGAACGCGAACGGCCATGTGCACTTCAGCATGGCGCCGCTGATGGAAAACCGCAAGGGCATCAGCGACCAGCTGCGCACCGTGTCCTATCCCGGTCCCGCGCTCGTGCCCGCGACGCCGTGGCTCGGCAACGAGGGGCCCGGCGCGCCGTCCGTCGCCGCCGTGCGCAAGGGGCCGTCCGTCTACCTCAAGCTCGCGGCCGGAAAAGCCAACGCGATGTACGCGATCTGGTCGCGCTTCGGCAACCAGTGGCGCTTCGCCGTGGCGCCGGCGTCGCGCGTGGACTGGGCCGTGCCGGACGATGCGAAGCTGGGCGTCGCCGACGCGATCGTCGTCAGCGCCGTCGACCGCCTGGGCAACGAGAGCCCGCGCGTCGAGGCGTGGCGCAAACCGCTGGCGGCGTGA
- a CDS encoding D-amino acid dehydrogenase — protein sequence MQQVIVIGGGVVGLTSAWWLVEAGYRVTLVERAPGVGTGTSYSNGGQLSYRYVSPLADAGVPLKALKWLFQEHGPLRFRPQFDAHQWRWLAAFLANCRADLNRKTTHKLLELGELSRRAMASLEPAVPLDAFQWRDAGKLVVYRTRAAFDAATAKPDAGGTRQVWTAAECVAREPALAAMEDKLAGGIYNGGEAVADCYAFCVALAGRLAAHPRFDGFIHGEARRFVTGRGRVVGVQTSNGLLAADAYVLAAGMQSRALAETVDIALPIYPLKGYSLTAPIRQDDVAPEISVTDFERKVLYARIGDKLRVAAMVDMVGEDLSLNPKRLDSLTRQVKETMPRAADYTQITPWAGLRPATPNSVPIIGATPYANLWLNVGHGPLGFTFACGTASLLADLMRGKAPPFGLDGLTLA from the coding sequence ATGCAACAAGTAATCGTCATCGGCGGCGGCGTGGTCGGCCTGACCTCGGCCTGGTGGCTGGTCGAAGCCGGCTACCGGGTCACGCTGGTGGAACGTGCACCGGGCGTGGGCACCGGGACGAGCTACAGCAATGGCGGGCAGCTGAGCTACCGCTATGTGTCGCCGCTGGCGGACGCGGGCGTGCCATTGAAGGCATTGAAATGGCTGTTCCAGGAACACGGCCCGCTGCGCTTTCGGCCGCAGTTCGATGCGCACCAGTGGCGCTGGCTGGCCGCCTTCCTCGCCAACTGCCGCGCCGACCTGAATCGCAAGACCACCCATAAACTGCTGGAACTGGGCGAACTGTCGCGCCGCGCGATGGCGTCGCTGGAGCCGGCCGTTCCTCTGGACGCATTCCAGTGGCGCGATGCGGGCAAGCTGGTCGTCTACCGGACGCGTGCGGCATTCGACGCGGCGACGGCAAAACCGGACGCGGGCGGCACGCGGCAGGTGTGGACCGCGGCCGAATGCGTCGCGCGCGAACCGGCGCTGGCCGCGATGGAAGACAAGCTCGCGGGCGGCATCTACAACGGCGGCGAGGCGGTGGCCGACTGCTACGCCTTCTGCGTGGCGCTGGCCGGACGCCTCGCCGCGCATCCGCGCTTCGACGGTTTTATCCATGGCGAAGCGCGGCGCTTCGTCACGGGTCGCGGCAGGGTCGTCGGTGTGCAGACCTCAAACGGACTGCTTGCGGCCGACGCCTATGTCCTCGCGGCCGGCATGCAAAGCCGCGCATTGGCGGAAACGGTCGACATCGCCCTGCCGATCTACCCGTTGAAAGGCTACAGCCTGACGGCTCCGATCCGCCAGGACGACGTCGCGCCCGAGATCAGCGTCACCGACTTCGAACGGAAAGTGCTGTATGCGCGCATCGGCGACAAGCTGCGCGTGGCGGCGATGGTCGACATGGTGGGCGAAGACCTGAGCCTGAATCCGAAGCGGCTGGACAGCCTTACGCGCCAGGTGAAAGAAACGATGCCGCGCGCGGCCGACTACACACAGATCACGCCCTGGGCGGGCCTGCGTCCGGCAACGCCGAACAGCGTCCCCATCATCGGCGCCACGCCGTATGCCAATCTGTGGCTGAACGTGGGGCACGGGCCGCTCGGGTTCACGTTTGCGTGCGGCACGGCGAGTCTGCTGGCCGATTTGATGCGGGGGAAGGCGCCGCCGTTTGGGTTGGATGGGTTGACGCTGGCCTGA
- a CDS encoding MFS transporter: protein MQTTQSKNPWLWVPSLYFGQAIPYIVANSLSVIMYKDMGLSNTDIAFYTSLLYLPWVIKPLWSPVVDLFGTKRGWTVSLQLVLAAALGAVGATLHLPTFFMISLGVMWIMAFASATHDISADGFYMLGLRQQQQAAFVGVRSTFYRLATLAAQGPLVILAGHLSKSLDDVHQAWAIVFFVLCGLFFALCAWHQAVLPRPDVDHRATDGKDGINKPLASFFATFASFFRKRDIWLILGFILTFRLGESQLLKLVAPFLKDPVSAGGLGLTTEQYGTAYGTIGIIALTIGGLFGGWLISRLGLKRCLWLMVAAVHLPDLVFVYLSSVQPQNFGVICGFLAIEQFGYGFGFTAMLMFMIMVSEGPYKTAHYAICTGLMALGMMVPGMWSGKLQEMIGYQHFFVWTCLATIPAFAMAALVKIDPEFAKK from the coding sequence ATGCAGACTACGCAATCCAAGAACCCGTGGCTGTGGGTGCCCTCGTTGTATTTCGGCCAGGCCATTCCCTACATCGTCGCCAACAGCCTGTCCGTCATCATGTACAAGGACATGGGGCTGTCCAACACCGACATCGCGTTTTATACGAGCCTGCTGTACCTGCCGTGGGTGATCAAGCCGCTGTGGTCGCCCGTGGTCGACCTGTTCGGCACCAAGCGCGGCTGGACCGTGTCACTGCAACTGGTGCTGGCCGCCGCGCTGGGGGCCGTCGGGGCGACGCTGCACCTGCCCACCTTCTTCATGATCAGCCTGGGCGTCATGTGGATCATGGCGTTCGCCTCCGCCACGCACGACATTTCCGCCGACGGCTTTTATATGCTGGGCCTGCGCCAGCAACAGCAGGCCGCGTTCGTCGGCGTGCGCTCGACGTTTTATCGGCTGGCGACCCTGGCCGCGCAGGGGCCGCTCGTGATCCTGGCCGGCCATCTCTCGAAGTCGCTGGACGACGTGCACCAGGCCTGGGCCATTGTCTTCTTCGTGCTGTGCGGGCTGTTCTTCGCGCTCTGCGCCTGGCACCAGGCCGTGCTGCCGCGCCCCGACGTCGACCACCGGGCGACCGACGGCAAGGACGGAATAAATAAGCCGCTCGCCAGCTTTTTCGCCACCTTCGCCAGCTTCTTCCGCAAGCGCGACATCTGGCTGATCCTCGGTTTTATTCTGACGTTCCGCCTGGGCGAATCGCAGCTATTAAAACTCGTCGCGCCGTTCTTGAAAGACCCGGTCAGTGCGGGCGGCCTGGGTCTCACGACCGAGCAGTACGGCACGGCCTACGGCACCATCGGCATCATCGCGCTGACCATCGGCGGCCTGTTCGGCGGCTGGCTGATTTCGCGCCTGGGACTGAAACGCTGCCTGTGGCTGATGGTGGCCGCCGTGCACTTGCCCGACCTCGTGTTCGTGTACCTGTCGTCGGTGCAGCCGCAGAATTTCGGCGTCATCTGCGGCTTCCTCGCGATCGAGCAGTTCGGCTACGGCTTCGGTTTTACTGCCATGTTGATGTTCATGATCATGGTCTCGGAAGGGCCGTACAAGACGGCCCACTACGCGATCTGCACGGGCCTGATGGCGCTGGGAATGATGGTGCCGGGCATGTGGAGCGGCAAGCTGCAGGAGATGATCGGCTACCAGCACTTCTTCGTCTGGACGTGCCTGGCGACCATTCCCGCGTTCGCGATGGCGGCGCTGGTGAAAATCGATCCGGAGTTCGCGAAGAAGTGA
- a CDS encoding acyltransferase family protein → MNGQRLVSLDAFRGFTIAAMVLVNNPGDWGHLYGPLEHAKWNGWTFTDCIFPFFLFIAGVAMALSLGRLAAAGADRPRLLAKLARRALLIFLIGFLLNFMPYFNIENVRIPGVLQRIALCTLLAAPIVVYCGWRAQLAVIAGLLALYSVLMLYVPVPGIGAGVLAPGQDVGAWVDRSLLGKHLWVQAKTWDPEGIVSTLPALCSQLFGVLAGRWLASGVQRSRQVAGLIAAGIACIAIGAILDIILMPINKSLWTPSYCFLMTGLACLAFSAFYWLLDASPSARIRSLAARWTLPFVIYGMNALFIFAFSGFIAKMLGYVKFARPDGSLRSLGQALYAPIAALPVGAVNTSLLHAVLFDACMFLIAWGMWRKRWFVKV, encoded by the coding sequence GTGAACGGTCAACGCCTCGTGTCGCTCGACGCCTTCCGCGGTTTTACGATTGCCGCGATGGTGCTGGTGAATAATCCGGGCGACTGGGGCCATTTGTACGGGCCGCTGGAACACGCCAAGTGGAACGGCTGGACGTTTACCGACTGCATCTTCCCATTCTTCCTGTTCATCGCCGGCGTGGCGATGGCCTTGTCGCTGGGACGCCTGGCCGCCGCCGGCGCCGACAGGCCGCGGCTCCTTGCCAAGCTGGCCAGGCGCGCGCTGCTGATCTTCCTGATCGGCTTCCTGCTGAACTTCATGCCGTATTTCAATATCGAAAACGTGCGCATCCCCGGCGTGCTGCAGCGGATCGCACTGTGCACCCTGCTCGCCGCGCCCATCGTCGTGTATTGCGGCTGGCGCGCGCAACTGGCCGTCATTGCGGGGCTGCTGGCGCTGTACAGCGTGCTGATGCTGTATGTGCCCGTGCCGGGCATCGGCGCCGGCGTCTTGGCCCCCGGCCAGGACGTCGGCGCGTGGGTCGACCGTTCTTTGCTCGGCAAGCATTTGTGGGTGCAAGCCAAGACGTGGGATCCGGAAGGCATCGTGTCGACGTTGCCCGCGCTGTGCAGCCAATTGTTCGGTGTACTGGCCGGGCGCTGGCTCGCGTCCGGTGTGCAGCGCAGCCGGCAGGTCGCGGGATTGATCGCCGCCGGCATCGCGTGCATCGCGATTGGTGCGATTCTCGATATCATCCTCATGCCGATCAATAAAAGCCTGTGGACGCCGTCGTACTGCTTCCTCATGACGGGCCTGGCCTGCCTGGCATTTTCCGCGTTCTACTGGCTGCTCGACGCGAGCCCGTCCGCGCGCATACGGTCGCTGGCGGCGCGCTGGACTCTTCCGTTCGTCATCTACGGCATGAACGCACTGTTCATCTTTGCGTTTTCCGGATTTATCGCGAAAATGCTGGGCTATGTAAAATTCGCCCGGCCGGACGGCAGCCTGCGGTCGCTGGGCCAGGCGCTGTATGCGCCGATCGCCGCGCTGCCGGTCGGTGCCGTCAATACGTCGCTGCTGCATGCCGTGTTGTTCGATGCGTGCATGTTCCTGATCGCGTGGGGCATGTGGCGCAAACGATGGTTCGTAAAAGTCTAG